One window of the Microtus ochrogaster isolate Prairie Vole_2 chromosome 10, MicOch1.0, whole genome shotgun sequence genome contains the following:
- the Rnf183 gene encoding LOW QUALITY PROTEIN: probable E3 ubiquitin-protein ligase RNF183 (The sequence of the model RefSeq protein was modified relative to this genomic sequence to represent the inferred CDS: inserted 2 bases in 1 codon): MAEPQGQELTAECPVCWNPFNNTFHTPKVLDCCHSCCVGCLVHLSLVAPARHCLLCPLCRQPTMLASGQPVTDLPTDTAMLTLLCLEPHHIILEGHQLCLKDQPKSRYLLRQPRVYTLDLGLEHGSQTEAPQNTVPDTRPMPIPSHYSLREXTRNPPFRTFVYLMAVILSGILLLILSIFWGMG, translated from the exons ATGGCTGAGCCACAGGGCCAAGAGCTCACAGCTGAGTGCCCTGTCTGCTGGAATCCCTTCAACAACACGTTCCACACTCCCAAAGTGCTAGACTGCTGTCACTCCTGCTGCGTGGGATGCCTGGTCCACCTCAGCCTGGTAGCTCCAGCCAGGCACTGCTTGCTCTGCCCACTCTGCCGTCAGCCCACCATGCTGGCTTCAGGGCAACCAGTCACTGACTTGCCTACAGACACTGCCATGTTGACCCTGCTCTGCCTAGAACCCCACCACATCATCCTCGAGGGCCACCAGCTCTGTCTCAAGGACCAACCCAAGAGCCGTTACTTACTGCGTCAGCCTCGGGTCTATACCCTGGACCTTGGCCTGGAACATGGGAGTCAGACTGAAGCCCCTCAGAACACAGTGCCTGACACCAGACCCATGCCCATCCCCAGCCACTACTCTCTCAGAGA TACCCGCAACCCTCCCTTCCGGACCTTTGTCTACCTGATGGCTGTCATCCTCAGTGGTATCCTACTGCTCATCCTCTCCATCTTTTGGGGTATGGGGTGA